Within Dreissena polymorpha isolate Duluth1 chromosome 13, UMN_Dpol_1.0, whole genome shotgun sequence, the genomic segment AGTGCGaagtgttcaaaataaaaaaattgcgaTGCAAAACGATTTTTGAAGATAGAAACATAATTCCTAAATATATTTAGCAGGATTGTCACACAAAATAATCAACCTGTGGAAATCATCTTCCCGCTGTTTTATAAAATTTACAGTAATTGAACTTTGCTATCTATAAAACTTTATGACATCCACATATTGTATCGTCATGATATATTGTTTGTTCATGATACTAACCTGTCGTAGAAGCATACAGCTAATGTATTTATTAACTGATTTACTTTGTAATAATcatgtcaaaaaataaaaacaaaattgttcTTTTTAGCTCTTTTGTTTCGATTGCTTCAACTTCAAAGTAATGTATAAAACTAAAGCATGTGTATGATTCGAATACTCGATCAGTTTTGAAATCTTGAAGTTAAACATGCATACGTAATACATCATGAAATACCGTTTCCTTCATAACCGTATAGTTGGATCATTTCTCATTAAAACACTGATGGTGCTATAATCCTCATAGTCAGAAATGATTGAACCATGTTTTGCAAACGCAGGAGTTAACATAGAATTTCGTATTTATCCACATTTTTATAGTACTTAAGCATAACAGCATTGTTATAAGTTATGAAAGCTACTCACATCCGTTAATAGGATTGTGTAGAAATATCCATTCACACATTACGTCCATTAACGAACGGTTTTCTGAAAACGTTTAATCAAAGCATATGTGAAACAAAGTACTTGCCGTTCAAACGTATGTTATTGCCGTTCAAATGGGGTCTGAAATGTTAAAACTATACTTAATTATTTGCGTGACGTTTAATAAATTTGAACGATCACATTTAATGATTCTCATAACCGAACTTGTCTCTATTACACAACACTATCGTATACGGATTGCAAAAAGTAACTCTAAGCTAACGTATTTGTTCACTCATAACCTATTGCTCGAACAACACACGcttatttttgtacataaatcTAAATTTAACGCCCTACTGATTCGAtctttaaacaaattttaagCATAAATACTATTATGTCTTTTTCGTCGAGCCAAATAATGTTCATAATATAAAATTTTGAACCCTTTTTGTTCGTAGCATCTAGTGttctttttttattacaaatacattattaattaacTACTAAGTATTCATGCTTTAACTAAAATTGCAAGACTGCTGATTGAACTTGAGGTGAATCATAGTCGTTTGATTTATTGTGCGAATCAAATATGTATTAAGTTAGCTGTCCTTTCGTATAACCATATTTGCAATGTATTCCGAAAATGTATAGGGCGTCGTCGTGAGACTCTCAATCAAAGTAAATGTAAATCTACCACACTACTGTGCTTATAAGTTTAGATCGTGATGATTCCTCAAGACTTATTGATAGGGAGATGCCATAAGCATCGTTACCACCTAATGTAGAGTCATAATTGCTGACATCTCACTATATTCGAACATTCTTTTAAAGACAAAtgatttgaataaaattaatgaCATATGCCAATTATGTTTCTTATTAAAACAACACacgtatattaatatttaaatgtagAAAAATCCAATTATACGCAGTAAACAGCGAGCACCGAAATAAAAAGctaaatttatttatgtataagGTCCTCTGCGATTTGTTTTGCAAAATGAACATCGCATTTTGTGCAGCATTATTTACagataaatacaaatatacaattaattcattaattgttATTTCGCATTCGTTTGTATAGGAGTGACCTGAAAGATGTAGAGGAGACCCTGTAGGGTATAACCGCGAAATATTTCCTCGgtgaaaaaagaaaataatattgtaaagggtCTATGCAATTTATATAGACTTTAATTGTCCAATTATTGCGAAATGACACGAAAAAATTGTGCATTATCTTTAATGCTACATGCACTCAATCGCACTCCTGAAGAATCAGTTATTCTTTTAATCAATTTCtttttgctcatttttttatCAACAGATTTCGCAAACATTtcgaatattaaaaaataaattgttaatgtttcacaaaatgttaattttaatttatccaCTCTTGATCAAAGACAATACAcggtattaaataaaaaagagtCATGACTGATACTGTTTAAGAGCATTAACTTCAAGTGGTAATCATTAAAAGGTAATTACAATTCAACATATGCTACATAAAATAGCGAGTTCAAACGTAAGCATTGTCTTTAAAAAACGTTATAATACAAAGtatatttaactttaaataaaaaaataaatatcaaatactcaAGTTAATATTAAAAACAGAAACATGAAACActgagttttttttgttttatttcacaattgaTATTGATCGACAATTAACGGAAATGTCATAATATTAATTGCTTAATCTTAACGAAGTTTTTTCCTTGACTTTCAATTGTACAAAATGTATCGAACCATATATATACTTGCATAACTGACCTAGATTATGTAAGATAAAATGAAGAATGCCTTTAAAATAAGTTTGAGTAGTATAATAAACATTGtaatgcaataaaacaaaatatatgtgtaAATGTACACCAACATGCATTGCTTGTGCACACATGTTTGCATTTCCCTCTTTAAGAATAGATGtgtccatgaaaaaaaatgtgatttatgtacaTAGCAATATTTTTATCGTTTACGCTAGTATTAGGCGACTCTACTGAAAGAACtaatattattactattttagtatatttgttattttcaaatttcattcaaaataaacacTAATACACATGTTGCAATGTTGAAATATATGCtgtttaatgtaatatttaaaaatacattgttatattaaactataattattattagctTAATATCATATCTCTTGATCTACACCTGAAGTTTGAATGGTTAATGTCTTGACCGTATGTGATGTTCAGGAGATGTGGTCAAGATTGATTCAGATACTAAACCTTACATTATATATCTGTTGAGCCGTAAACTTGAACTCCGAAATATTGGCTGTTTTAACACGGGTCATGTGTTGTTGCGAGATGAAAGcaaaaatgataatttaataaCCATCTGTGAGTCGTTATATTGCTTCAGCATCAAGAAAGGAACACAGACACAGAGAAGTTGGTCGTTGCATATGTACATAAGCATGCGCCAACGTTTGATAAGGATAAATGTGTGTTCTTAATGAAATAGCTAGTTCGTTCATTTGGCGAAAAGGAAATTCTCTGCATATACTCATTTAGAAGGATTCGTCTCCTCAGTTTTCGTGTATGTTGTTTTAATTGCTTGTAAAACGCCCATTTGTATTTGTGCATAATTTTTGGATGGTATTATGTTTATGTGAAAATGGTTTCCTACATTTTAATTCTTAAAACTTTATTTGATTGCAAATGTATCTTTTCCGCTTCAACATGCATTAAAAGATcatgaatacaaaaaaatatattttatctactAAATTCAAAACTGCACATGTAAAATCGAACATTTACTGCCTATAATATCCTTGATATGCATAACCTGTTAACCAATTAAATGAGCCTTAGAGTCATTTAAACGTAACAGATAATTTTACTTTGAAGACGTTCTTAAACGTGACATTCTAAAAAGCGTTACCTTAAATAGACTCACTAGTGGAACATCCATATCAGTAAATTTATTATTAGCTCGCCTGACGATAAAGTGCGTGAAAAACAATATATGCACAGAATTCTGCCATCTCATTTGTTTCGTTATTTCCTGTCAAATTATCTAAAGAAGAGACAATAAATGATGCaataaagtgtgttttttctAAACCTTTAAGTTAATGCTTACTAACTGGCATATTCCGTACGAAGACGAAGTAGTTCTTCGTCAAATACACGATTTTGCAGGTGAGCGATGTGTGGAATTGCTGCATACCGTTGTCCATTTATAGACGTCTAGATTGCAAGATCCATTACCATTACGCCGAATGTTGAAGAGAACACTAACAATGATTTCATTATTGGTTCCATTTCTGATGAGTACCTTGTTTTTAAATAAGGTTCTCTCTGTTGagtttaaaatgaaagaaaacaatttaaGCTCTAAGCTGTTGACAGAGATGCAGGGGCGTTTAGATGAATACGATGCCGTTGTTAAAGAGCTACGTCTGGCACTGCAACACCAAGAGTCAAAATTCAACACAATGATTAATGTCATGAACGAGATGCAACACATTCAAACACAAAAAGATGAAACAATAAGTAAAATACAGCTGGACTTGGACGATATGCGGAGTGAAAACAAGCAGTTAACAAACTCTTATTCCATCTGTGAGCAGCAAATTCAATCGATGATGATTGCATTTAATAAGTTGGAGAAGACAAATACAAACGAGGAGCATGTGACGAGTACTATCAATACAAAagaaaacgaaaaaaacaaaaagGAAGAAGCAGATGGTTTTGCCGGTTTGAATACCAGTGTTTCAATGTCTCTGCCTGAAGCTAGTGGGACAATTGCATTGAGCTCCACTGAATACCAAAGGATTGAAATAGGACTAAAACGCGCAGGTTGGTCGCGTTTTATTGACCATTTAATTGTTATAAGAATACTTAAATATTCGAATGTAACACTTATAATAcaatactactacttatattactactacgACCGTAAACGTGCTGTAGAATATGCAATAAACTTGAAAAACTACAATACcagttttgatatattttatgtatgtttaagactaaaatatgtgaacataaatAATAACGTGTACATAAAAAGTCAGGCTTAGTTGCTCTGGCATTGGAAAAACAATCAAGGTTCAAATCCATGACCTTAAGTTTACGAGCCCTAAATTGATCCTCTGCTCACTTAGATTATGTGGTAATGGAACAGTGGTTACAGGTTGAGGACCAGGTAAAAGTTCACGTAAAATCAAAGTTTAGCTTTCATTAcataattttgtttaacatttccTGTCTTTTTAGGAAAGGAATCCGTCAAACGAACAGTTCTTGGACGCCATTCCGGGACAGATCTAGTGGCTTTCTTTGTAACACTGAACCAAACAGCTGATCATCTTGGCGTGCGCCAGAACGTGTTGTTTGACAACATGGTTACAAATGTCGGCAATGGCTATAACCAACATCTTGGGGGCTTTTCTGCCCCTGTT encodes:
- the LOC127855569 gene encoding uncharacterized protein LOC127855569 — encoded protein: MLKRTLTMISLLVPFLMSTLFLNKVLSVEFKMKENNLSSKLLTEMQGRLDEYDAVVKELRLALQHQESKFNTMINVMNEMQHIQTQKDETISKIQLDLDDMRSENKQLTNSYSICEQQIQSMMIAFNKLEKTNTNEEHVTSTINTKENEKNKKEEADGFAGLNTSVSMSLPEASGTIALSSTEYQRIEIGLKRAGKESVKRTVLGRHSGTDLVAFFVTLNQTADHLGVRQNVLFDNMVTNVGNGYNQHLGGFSAPVSGMYVLMSTLMSMYGHNDHFRLVRNGNTVCNMYVGGTGSGNHESSGGSYILHLNKGDVVAIQNMDSGEILFGFHYSYFSGFLLKAMEEDPPIVG